In the genome of Drosophila pseudoobscura strain MV-25-SWS-2005 chromosome 3, UCI_Dpse_MV25, whole genome shotgun sequence, one region contains:
- the LOC6898120 gene encoding uncharacterized protein isoform X1, with protein sequence MASRLEMNVSMALLAAVVCSIVGHCEMSVYPGLRRRPIQAPAMDPQNEQEYAFLAQMMEQYARRRLQHQFDQQLHEINMKLERQRQLLEMERYRQRQQELQVERETEDDYDGNLNNLNNQQYDQYDNAEAEPSYGSPISNVPDIHSPVYLPSLPNLPNLPSRHGLPNLGRNSVPRERIPFAVGPNDARFFDNPSDPSGELDSRALEDYEEYAPIQPTPEAATATIKTKIDTPVHAPVPVEPPKLLDAANANFHRINPNSAAAAAVAGVNIPQGKDQTPHKLNALISKLQKQSKSPHVTLVNGGGEANSDQIVLRQHMGMSSEMGVYIVALIAGMSAAVTVGLLALGVTWVHNRSKAAADVDYPAYGVTGPNKDVSPSGDRKLAQSAQMYHYQHQKQQIIAMENCQATDGSCGMSDVESDDDNEEGDYTVYECPGLAPTGEMEVKNPLFLDETPATPANNLSSAAATNNNITQATPQQPPTLKKGTVKPNMNLLNAAATAAAAAAAAAATGPTNGDESKQKRKSKK encoded by the exons ATGGCGTCCAGATTGGAAATGAACGTTAGCATGGCACTGCTTGCAGCTGTGGTGTGCAGCATAGTGGGTCATTGCGAAATGTCCGTATACCCAG GACTACGCCGCCGACCCATACAGGCGCCCGCTATGGATCCGCAGAACGAGCAGGAATACGCTTTCCTTGCCCAAATGATGGAGCAGTACGCCCGCCGCCGGCTTCAGCATCAATTTGACCAGCAGCTGCACGAGATAAACATGAAGCTGGAACGCCAGCGGCAGCTGCTCGAGATGGAGCGCTACCGTCAGCGacagcaggagctgcaggtGGAGCGTGAGACGGAGGATGACTATGACGGTAACCTTAACAACCTGAACAACCAGCAGTACGACCAATACGACAACGCGGAGGCCGAGCCCAGCTACGGCAGTCCCATCAGTAATGTGCCCGATATCCACTCGCCGGTGTATTTGCCCAGTCTTCCAAATCTTCCGAATCTGCCCAGCCGCCACGGTCTTCCCAACTTAGGTCGGAATAGTGTACCACGCGAGAGGATTCCCTTCGCGGTAGGACCCAACGATGCGCGCTTTTTCGACAACCCGAGCGATCCCTCGGGCGAGCTGGACTCTCGAGCCCTAGAGGACTACGAAGAGTATGCTCCAATTCAGCCCACTCCCGAGGCGGCGACGGCTACCATCAAGACGAAGATTGACACGCCAGTTCATGCACCTGTCCCAGTGGAGCCGCCCAAACTGCTCGATGCCGCCAATGCCAACTTCCATCGTATCAATCCCAACTCAGCGGCTGCCGCAGCTGTAGCGGGTGTTAATATTCCCCAGGGTAAGGATCAAACACCCCACAAGCTGAACGCCCTGATCAGTAAGCTGCAGAAGCAGAGCAAGTCCCCGCATGTGACTCTGGTCAATGGAGGGGGCGAAGCCAACTCCGATCAGATTGTGCTTCGCCAGCACATGGGAATGAGTAGTGAAATGGGTGTCTACATTGTGGCCTTGATAGCGGGCATGAGCGCAGCGGTGACTGTGGGACTTCTAGCGCTAGGAGTGACCTG GGTCCACAATCGGagcaaagcagcagcggaCGTGGACTACCCGGCGTATGGTGTGACCGGACCCAACAAGGACGTCTCGCCCTCGGGCGACCGCAAGCTGGCCCAGAGCGCCCAGATGTACCATTAccagcaccagaagcagcagatcATAGCCATGGAGAACTGTCAGGCTACCGATGGCAGCTGTGGAATGTCCGACGTGGAGAGCGATGACGACAACGAGGAAGGCGACTACACGGTGTACGAGTGTCCCGGCTTGGCGCCAACCGGCGAGATGGAGGTAAAGAATCCTCTATTCCTGGACGAGACGCCGGCCACCCCGGCCAACAATCTCTCCTCGGCGGCTGctaccaacaacaacattacCCAGGCCACTCCCCAGCAGCCACCCACCCTGAAGAAGGGTACGGTAAAGCCGAACATGAATCTGTTGAATGCCGCCGCcacagctgccgctgccgctgcagctgcagctgctacTGGGCCAACTAATGGAGACGAGTCGAAGCAGAAGCGCAAGAGCAAGAAGTAA
- the LOC6898120 gene encoding uncharacterized protein isoform X2, with amino-acid sequence MDPQNEQEYAFLAQMMEQYARRRLQHQFDQQLHEINMKLERQRQLLEMERYRQRQQELQVERETEDDYDGNLNNLNNQQYDQYDNAEAEPSYGSPISNVPDIHSPVYLPSLPNLPNLPSRHGLPNLGRNSVPRERIPFAVGPNDARFFDNPSDPSGELDSRALEDYEEYAPIQPTPEAATATIKTKIDTPVHAPVPVEPPKLLDAANANFHRINPNSAAAAAVAGVNIPQGKDQTPHKLNALISKLQKQSKSPHVTLVNGGGEANSDQIVLRQHMGMSSEMGVYIVALIAGMSAAVTVGLLALGVTWVHNRSKAAADVDYPAYGVTGPNKDVSPSGDRKLAQSAQMYHYQHQKQQIIAMENCQATDGSCGMSDVESDDDNEEGDYTVYECPGLAPTGEMEVKNPLFLDETPATPANNLSSAAATNNNITQATPQQPPTLKKGTVKPNMNLLNAAATAAAAAAAAAATGPTNGDESKQKRKSKK; translated from the exons ATGGATCCGCAGAACGAGCAGGAATACGCTTTCCTTGCCCAAATGATGGAGCAGTACGCCCGCCGCCGGCTTCAGCATCAATTTGACCAGCAGCTGCACGAGATAAACATGAAGCTGGAACGCCAGCGGCAGCTGCTCGAGATGGAGCGCTACCGTCAGCGacagcaggagctgcaggtGGAGCGTGAGACGGAGGATGACTATGACGGTAACCTTAACAACCTGAACAACCAGCAGTACGACCAATACGACAACGCGGAGGCCGAGCCCAGCTACGGCAGTCCCATCAGTAATGTGCCCGATATCCACTCGCCGGTGTATTTGCCCAGTCTTCCAAATCTTCCGAATCTGCCCAGCCGCCACGGTCTTCCCAACTTAGGTCGGAATAGTGTACCACGCGAGAGGATTCCCTTCGCGGTAGGACCCAACGATGCGCGCTTTTTCGACAACCCGAGCGATCCCTCGGGCGAGCTGGACTCTCGAGCCCTAGAGGACTACGAAGAGTATGCTCCAATTCAGCCCACTCCCGAGGCGGCGACGGCTACCATCAAGACGAAGATTGACACGCCAGTTCATGCACCTGTCCCAGTGGAGCCGCCCAAACTGCTCGATGCCGCCAATGCCAACTTCCATCGTATCAATCCCAACTCAGCGGCTGCCGCAGCTGTAGCGGGTGTTAATATTCCCCAGGGTAAGGATCAAACACCCCACAAGCTGAACGCCCTGATCAGTAAGCTGCAGAAGCAGAGCAAGTCCCCGCATGTGACTCTGGTCAATGGAGGGGGCGAAGCCAACTCCGATCAGATTGTGCTTCGCCAGCACATGGGAATGAGTAGTGAAATGGGTGTCTACATTGTGGCCTTGATAGCGGGCATGAGCGCAGCGGTGACTGTGGGACTTCTAGCGCTAGGAGTGACCTG GGTCCACAATCGGagcaaagcagcagcggaCGTGGACTACCCGGCGTATGGTGTGACCGGACCCAACAAGGACGTCTCGCCCTCGGGCGACCGCAAGCTGGCCCAGAGCGCCCAGATGTACCATTAccagcaccagaagcagcagatcATAGCCATGGAGAACTGTCAGGCTACCGATGGCAGCTGTGGAATGTCCGACGTGGAGAGCGATGACGACAACGAGGAAGGCGACTACACGGTGTACGAGTGTCCCGGCTTGGCGCCAACCGGCGAGATGGAGGTAAAGAATCCTCTATTCCTGGACGAGACGCCGGCCACCCCGGCCAACAATCTCTCCTCGGCGGCTGctaccaacaacaacattacCCAGGCCACTCCCCAGCAGCCACCCACCCTGAAGAAGGGTACGGTAAAGCCGAACATGAATCTGTTGAATGCCGCCGCcacagctgccgctgccgctgcagctgcagctgctacTGGGCCAACTAATGGAGACGAGTCGAAGCAGAAGCGCAAGAGCAAGAAGTAA